The Polluticoccus soli sequence TATAATTAGTTTCAAAATTGGACTGACCGGTCAGCTTAGTATAGGCTCAGCTTAATGTATCAGCCCTTTAAGTTTATTCTATTAATAGATGTAGGCCATTACTTCACCACCTACGTTTTGCGCGCGTGCTTCTTTATCAGTCATTACACCTTTAGAAGTAGAAACGATCGCAATACCCAGACCGCTCATTACGCGACGGATCTCAGTAGGTTTAGCATACTGACGCAGACCCGGACGGCTTACGCGCTCCAGAGAGCGGATAGCTGGTTCTTTGGTGTTTGCATCATACTTCAAAGCTATCTTAATGAGGCCTTGTTTGTTATCGTCTTCGAATTTGTATTTCAGGATGTAACCTTTTTCGTAAAGGATCTCTGTCATACGTTTTTTAACATTCGAAGCAGGGATTTCCACGATACGGTGACGAGCCATTTGGGCGTTACGGATACGTGTCAGGAAATCTGCAATAGGATCTGTTACCATTTTTCTTTTTAAGTGTTTTGTAATAATTAATTTGTTACCGGTATCAGGAGGTCATCTCCCGACCTTGAAACGTTCTTTCCTTTCCCCGCAACCAGCGAGGCAGGGGTTTACCAGCTAGCTTTACGTACTCCTGGTATTTTGCCATCCAGCGCCATATCGCGGAAGATGTTACGGCAGATACCGAAGTGGCGCATATAGCCTTTCGGACGGCCTGTAAGCTGGCAACGGTTTTTCAGGCGTACTGGAGAAGCGTTCTTTGGAAGTTTATCCAAACCGGCGAAATCTCCTGCAGCTTTCAGCGCAGCGCGCTTTTCAGCGTACTGGGCAACCATGCGTTCGCGTTTGCGTTGGCGGGCTTTTACTGATTCTTTAGCCATTATTAGTCTTTATCTAAGATTATTGATTGTCTTTCTTGATATTTTTGAAAGGCATACCCAGCTCTTTCAGCAGTTCGTATGCTTCTTCGTTTGTACGTGCAGTAGTCACAAAAGTGATATCCATACCGCTGATACGAGCGATCTTGTCGATGTCGATCTCAGGGAAGATGATCTGCTCTGTAACACCCATAGTGTAGTTACCACGGCCGTCGAACGATTTTTCATTGATACCTTTAAAGTCACGAACACGTGGCAGAGTAATTGAGATCATACGATCCAGGAACTCGAACATGTTGTTGCTACGCAGTGTAACGCGGCAGCCGATAGGCATAGCTTTACGCAGCTTGAAGTTAGAGATATCTTTCTTAGACAGAGTTGGTACCGCTTTCTGACCAGAGATGTTAGTCATTTCGTTTACCGCATCGTCGATAAGTTTTTTGTCAGATACAGAACCTTTAACACCTTGGTTCAGGCAAACCTTAACCAGACGTGGGCACTGCATTACTGAAGAGTATCCGAATTTCTTCATCAGAGCCGGAACTACCTCTTCCCTATATTTTTTCTGTAAACGAGGGATATATGTTGTCGTTGCCATTATTTAACCTCCTCCCCTGTTTTTTTAGATATACGTACGAAATTTCCTTCTTTGCGCTCGCGCTTGATGCGTACAGGTGCTTTAGCTTTAGCATCCCACAACATCACGTTAGAGATGTTGATAGAAGCTTCTTCCTGCACGATACCACCCTGCGGGTTTTGAGCATTAGGCTTCAGGTGTTTAGTCACCATGTTTACGCCTTCGATCAGGACGCGGCCTTTTTGTGGATAAACGGCAATCACTTTACGTGGCTTGCTGCGATCTTTATCATCACCGGCAATAACAACTACGTTGTCGCCTTTCCTGATGTTGAATTTTGGTTGAAATCTACTTTTCACAATTATGGATTAAATCGTTTTTTCATGCCGCCCATTCTAACGGGCTGCAAAGGTACGATATTTTTACAATACTTCAGGCGCCAGGGAAACAATTTTCATGTATCCTTTATCGCGCAGTTCACGGGCTACTGGGCCGAAGATACGGGTACCGCGTGGCTCGTCTGAGTTATTCAGCAGTACAACAGCGTTGTCGTCGAAGCTGATGTACGAACCATCCCTGCGGCGCAGTTTGTGCTTTGTACGCACGATCACCGCTTTAGAAATTGAACCTTTTTTAACACCTCCGCCAGGGATAGCGTCTTTTACGGTTACAACTATCTTATCACCGATACCGGCATAGTCTTGTCCCGAATTGCCCAACACACGTATGCAAAGGACTTCTTTAGCACCGCTGTTGTCGGCTACATTGAGCCGGGATTCTTGTTGTATCATCTTTAAATAAGATTACTTAGCTTTTTCAATAATTTCTACCAGGCGCCAGCGCTTAGTTTTGCTCAGCGGGCGAGTTTCCATGATACGAACTGTATCGCCGATACCGGCAGTACCGCTTTCGTCATGTGCATGGAATTTTGTCGTTTTTTTAACGAACTTACCGTATATAGGGTGCTTCACCTTACGCTCTACAGCTACAGTGATGGTTTTAGTCATCTTGTTGCTGCTCACTACACCTATACGGGTTTTCCTACGTTTTCTTTCTGTCGTTACTGTTGACATTTATAAAAAATTTATTAGAAACCTAATGCTCTTCTACGCTGCTCTGTCTTCATACGCGCGATGGTACGGCGCAGCTGGCGAATTGTAAGCGGATTTTCGATCGGGTTAACTGCATGGCTGAAATGCAGTTTCTTTAAACGCACTTCTTCCTCGCCGATCTTTGCAGAAAGGGCTTGATCATCTATTGAACGATAATCTTCCACTTTCGCTTTTTTTGCCTTTGCCATGATAAAAACTATTTAATATTTATTTGTTAATAGCGTTGATTATGCACCAGCATAGTCGCGGCGTACTACGAATTTGGTTTTGATAGGCAGTTTCTGTGCTGCCAGTTCCAGGGCTTCTTTAGCTACCTGCATCGGAACACCGTCCAGTTCGAACATGATCAGGCCCGGTTTTACTACTGCTGCCCAGAATTCCAGGTTACCTTTACCTTTACCCATCCTCACTTCAAGTGGCTTGCGGGTAATTGGTTTATCCGGGAATATGCGGATCCAAACGTTACCTTCACGCTTCATGTGACGCGTCATTGCCTGACGAGCCGCTTCGATCTGGCGGTTAGTGATCCATTTTGGTT is a genomic window containing:
- the rplP gene encoding 50S ribosomal protein L16; translated protein: MLQPKKTKHRKAHKGRIRGNAQRGTTVAFGSFGLKAMEPKWITNRQIEAARQAMTRHMKREGNVWIRIFPDKPITRKPLEVRMGKGKGNLEFWAAVVKPGLIMFELDGVPMQVAKEALELAAQKLPIKTKFVVRRDYAGA
- the rplX gene encoding 50S ribosomal protein L24, with amino-acid sequence MKSRFQPKFNIRKGDNVVVIAGDDKDRSKPRKVIAVYPQKGRVLIEGVNMVTKHLKPNAQNPQGGIVQEEASINISNVMLWDAKAKAPVRIKRERKEGNFVRISKKTGEEVK
- the rpsN gene encoding 30S ribosomal protein S14, which encodes MAKESVKARQRKRERMVAQYAEKRAALKAAGDFAGLDKLPKNASPVRLKNRCQLTGRPKGYMRHFGICRNIFRDMALDGKIPGVRKASW
- the rpsQ gene encoding 30S ribosomal protein S17; the encoded protein is MSTVTTERKRRKTRIGVVSSNKMTKTITVAVERKVKHPIYGKFVKKTTKFHAHDESGTAGIGDTVRIMETRPLSKTKRWRLVEIIEKAK
- the rpmC gene encoding 50S ribosomal protein L29 translates to MAKAKKAKVEDYRSIDDQALSAKIGEEEVRLKKLHFSHAVNPIENPLTIRQLRRTIARMKTEQRRRALGF
- the rplE gene encoding 50S ribosomal protein L5, producing the protein MPRLQKKYREEVVPALMKKFGYSSVMQCPRLVKVCLNQGVKGSVSDKKLIDDAVNEMTNISGQKAVPTLSKKDISNFKLRKAMPIGCRVTLRSNNMFEFLDRMISITLPRVRDFKGINEKSFDGRGNYTMGVTEQIIFPEIDIDKIARISGMDITFVTTARTNEEAYELLKELGMPFKNIKKDNQ
- the rpsH gene encoding 30S ribosomal protein S8, whose protein sequence is MVTDPIADFLTRIRNAQMARHRIVEIPASNVKKRMTEILYEKGYILKYKFEDDNKQGLIKIALKYDANTKEPAIRSLERVSRPGLRQYAKPTEIRRVMSGLGIAIVSTSKGVMTDKEARAQNVGGEVMAYIY
- the rplN gene encoding 50S ribosomal protein L14 — protein: MIQQESRLNVADNSGAKEVLCIRVLGNSGQDYAGIGDKIVVTVKDAIPGGGVKKGSISKAVIVRTKHKLRRRDGSYISFDDNAVVLLNNSDEPRGTRIFGPVARELRDKGYMKIVSLAPEVL